Part of the Sphingobacterium sp. LZ7M1 genome, TTTGCACTATACCTTTTTCATAAGCGAAGAAAGTTGAAATGGCACTGAGGATACTTCCAAACATCAATCCTACAAGCGGAATAAATACAGTGCTGCGCAGCTTGATCTTGCTGATAAAATAGATGAACAGGAAAGAGGTAAAGAATGTAAAGAGCAAGGCAAAGATCATCCTAATGGTCAAGGAGGATTGCGGAAAAAGGATCAATGCGGTCAATATCCCCATTTTTGCGGCCTCTAATGACCCAGAAGTAGTTGGCGAAACAAACCGGTTTTGCGATAATTGTTGGAGGATAAAACCAGATATACTCAATCCTGCTCCTACCAATATCAAAGCCAAAGTTCTAGGAATTCGGCTGATCAGAAAGAACAGCATCTTTTCACTATCCGAGGAAAGATCGGAATAATGGATATCCTTCACCCCTGTAAATAGGGATATCCAGATTAAAACTAAAACAACCCCTATGGCAATGATCCATAGCAGGTATTTATTCTTCAATAAACTCAATTTCTCCAACTCCTTACAGCATTTCAACGGCTCTCTTTAAACCGAAAAAAATGCTATGCTAAAAAATGAAACTATGCCCTGATCCATCCGGTTCAGGACATAGCAATCATCAAGATTTTATTAATTTATTTTTGTGATGGTATCGCCATTCTTGTCGACCTCCACAGGCTGACCTTCCACTGGTCTACCACCCTTGGTTTTGTTGATGACAAAGGCCTCTCCTGATTTAGGATCGATCTTTACATGATTCGGACGAGAACCTGTAGGCAGGTCCGCGACCACCTCTAAGGTCTTGGCATCGATAATACTCGTGGTACCAGTTTGGCGATTGGCAGAATAAATTCTGTTTTTCACTTTATCAAAGGCTATTCCTATGGCGCCATCCCCCGTTGGGATACTCTTGATCAAATTACCATCAGGACCTAAAACCGTTACAGTGCCAGACTTTTGGTTGGTAACAAATAGGCGCTCTCCATCCGAAGTAATATTTACCGGTGCTTCACCAGCAGATGGAAACTGCTTTTCAACTTTCTTACTTTTTACATCGACAACGTAAATGGAATTATCACCAATAACAGACACATAGATCTTGTCCGTTCCTTTCAGGAAAGTCATGCCAGTGGCTGTTTTCCCAAGGTTGTTCAAAGAATGGGAATAGGTATTCGTTTTTCCATCAATGACCCAGATATTACTAGGATCACCTACATCAGATACGTAGATCAGGTTATTTTCTTCATCAACCAATACCTCACGGGTATGGGATTCTTCGGCTCCATTTTTAATGGTTGCCAATAACTTTCCAGATTTTAGGTCCACGGCACTTACCGAATTCGTTCTTGTATTTGTGGTATAGGCGATCTGGGTTTTATTATTGATTCCAATTCCGAATGGAGGGTTTTCTTTAAGACTGATGCTATCCACAATAGCCAAATCTTTGGGGTTAATTTTATAGATTGCACCGCCTGGATTAGCTCTAGAACCAGCTGAAGTCACGTAGATATGTCCATCGTTTGTATTGATTACCGCTTCATAAACGCCTGTTCCAGCATGAGAAGATTTCACTACCTGTTGGCCGAAAGCCAAAGTACCACAAAAGAATAACCCTGTACTGAGGAATAGAGCTTTTGAAATGATTGAGCACTTGTGATTGAAGTTAATTGTGTTCATAGTTACTTATTTATATATATGGAGTTAATTCTTGATTTCCAGTGCAGGTAAAATTCTTCGAAAGCTTTTTGCCAATAATAGGCTCCATGTTTACCTTCAGGATTGATATTGAGTGTTAATTTTCCAGGAAAAATATCTTTTATCCAGTTGAAATAGCAATCTAGGTCAATTTTCATATTATTATGGGAGTCCATCATCCGAAAGCGCCTTTCCCGATCACCCATATAGAAATAGATTTCTTGGTCAGATCGATCTGTTCCTTTTTTCAGCAAGCTTTCAGAATAGCTGTATAGATTTGACTCGTCCATCCAGATAGATGGGGAAAAAACAGCGGTAGTACCGAACACTCCAGGATATTTCAGCCCGGCATACAGCGTTAACAGGCCTGCTATGGAACTACCGACCATGGCGGTATTCCAAGGGTCGGAAAGAGTCCTATAATTGCTGTCCACAAATGGTTTTAAGGTATGGACAATATCTTCGAGGTACAGCCATCCCAAAGGATTCTTAGTCCCCTGAACGGGATGCACAAGGTATTCTTGTTGTCTTAACTCATAATTCTTTGCATGATCTATGGCGACTACGATTGTAGATGGATCAATTTCATCCAGGAATTCATCCACCATCCATTCTACAGGTCCTGATCGACCAATCGATCGAGCTTCATCGAAAAGATGCTGCCCATCATGCATATAAATGGTTGGATAATGCTTGTCAGTATGAAAATAATCTTTGGGTAAGTAGATCATAACCTTTCGATATACATTCAAATCTGGAAAATAGAAATGTTCATCCAGGGTATGCACCTGTTTACTCGCAGTTGATTTGGGGAAAAGGTCCCGCCAAGATTCTATCTCTAAATTGATTTCTGAGTCTCTTTGTACCTTGAATACTTGAGGCGATTTCAGTTTGCCGTTTTGTGTAGCTTCGAGTGTTTGCCAATTGCCACGAGTTATTTTCAGTTCAAGTTCTCCGCTTGGTACTTCGGGCAGCAGGTATTGGACAGACTGCCCCTTTTCAGGGATTGTTCCTACCAATAAATGATCGGTATCCCAATTATTGAAAGTTCCAGCAAGGAACAATGGATCACCAACAAATTGGTCGCAATTGTTCAGAATGTTTACTGTTATCTCAATGATTTTTTTGGGCATAGTTAAATGTTTGCATTTAGCATTTTGACTTGGAGCTAAATTAGATAGATTCTAAATAAATGACAAACTTTATTTAAACTAATTATAAATAAGCCTATATTTACCAGCAAATCAACGCTATTTAGGAGAAAGGATGAGTTTAATTAAGGATACGATTTTAGTTTTACTAACTATTTTTAGTCACAATTTAGTTTTTGCCCAACAGGGCAGTTCGATTCAAATCGATGTTGTAGATGATCAAACTAAGGAAAAAATTGATGGAGCAAGCATACATTTTGCAGAATATGCGGGGAGTACAGATAAAACTGGTTCCTATTACCTGGAGTCCATAAAATCTGGGCAATACACTATTGAGGTAAAAGCTATTGGTTATATCCCCTACCAGGGATCATTTACTAAGAACAGTTTTGAAGAGTTGCATTTAGTGTTTTCCCTACAGCAGGAGGTAGCTCAAATTGAAGGGGTGACCATCATTGGGAATTCAGAAAACAAAAAAATCAAGCAAGCGGCAATCCGCAATATATTTATCGATACACGGGCTGTATCCAGCCAAGCTTTATCATTGAGCGACCTGATGAACCGCAGTACGGGAATCAGGGTGAGACAGAATGGAGGCTTAGGAAGCCGCCCAGAGGTATCCGTAAATGGTTTTCAGGGCAAGGCAATCAAATACTTTAAGGATGGAATCCCTTTGGATTACCTAGGTGATGGCTACAACCTATCTTCTCTACCTATTGAAATGCTGGACCATGTAGAAATATATAAGGGCGTTTTGCCTGTTTCATTAGGCTCAGATGCATTAGGTGGGGCTGTAAACTTGGTCACTAATAAAAATCAGGGAAAACATGCCAAAGTCTATTATGAACTGGGCTCTTTTAATACGCATAGACTTGGATTGATGGCTTCCAATCTTTCAAAGAATGAAAAATGGAGTTATGGTGGTGAGTTTTTCTATAATTATTCTGCCAATGATTACGATGCCTTGGTCGATGTCGTAAATCCAGAGACCAAAAACAAGGAACCGCAGAGACTTCCCCTATTTCATAATGCATATAGACATTATCTGGGTGAGCTGTTTGTGGGCATGCGGAACCGATCATGGGCAGATGAACTAAAGTTCAGCTTAACGGGATTCAATCTGTATAAGGAACAACAACATCCTGCCTTAATGACCGATGCTTATGGTGCTTTGCACTCTACCCAAGCAACCCTTGCCCCTTCGATACGGTATAAAGCAAACTTCCTGGATAACAAATTGCGTATTGATCAATTCAATTCCTACAATATCCTGCAGACACAACGGATTGATACGTTAAGGGGTAATTATGATTGGTTCGGCAATTTTAAGCCCGGTGCCAATATAGGGGAAAGCCGACTTCCCTCCCAGTCCAAGATTGACGAGAAGCAATGGGTCAATAGGACGAATTTGAGCTATTTAGTTAGTCCGAATAGCAAGGTTGAATTAAACTATGTATTCAGTTCGGCCAACCGATCTGGAAAGGACCCACTTGGCGTAAAACTTGAAGGTTCGGACATCGATGTCCTGAGTTTGGCATCAACTTACCAGAAACATGTTTTTGGGCTATCCTATGAGCAATCGTTACTCCAAGACCGTTTGACTAATCAGCTGATGGGAAAATACTATGTCTACAAAGCGAACGGATATCAGAACACCTGGTTTTCCGTAGATATCAAGGAAAAAGACAAGAGAAACACTTCTGGAGATTATTGGGGGATCACTGAAGCTATAAAATATCAGTTTTCTGAAAACAATTTCTTGAGGGCATCCGCAGAATATACCTATAGACTGCCGGAACGGGAGGAACTCTTTGGAAACAACATCTTTATCGTCCCTAATTTTGAATTGAACCCTGAACAGAGTTTAAATTTCAACCTTGGTCTCCATACCCAGCTCTTGAAGCCTTTGAAAGTTGAACTGAACAGTTTCTATAGAAATACAAAGGGATTGATTTTGTTGGTCCCTATTCAAGCACCGAATGCACAGTATCAAAACCAAGAGAATGTCCGTGGTTATGGAGTTGATCTAGACATGAAGTACCAAATCAGTGAGCAATATCAATTGTCGGGGAATGCGACATGGCAGGACTTGAGATTATTTGGTATCCAAAACGCACAGGATTCGTGGAAAAACAAGGCTCGGCTTCGTAATACGCCATATTTCTTTGCCAACCTTGCTGCGTCCGCAAAATACCATGATCTATTTCAGCGAGAGAACGAACTTCAGGTCTATTTGAACTACAATTTCATGCGTGAGTTCTATCTCGAAACCATCCCTAAAGAGGTTGAGCCTGGAGGATTCTTAGGATTATCAGGCAGTGCGGATCTAAGTTCAAATCTTATTATACCGAACCAGCACCTATTAAATGCAGGTTTTACCTTTCAATTCCAAAAAAATAAAATGGCCATCGGCGCAGAAGCCAGGAACCTGTTAAACCGGGATATATATGACTATTATCGGGTGCAGCGACCGGGCAGGAGCTTTCATTTAAAACTTAGTTATCAAATATAAAAACACAAAAATTAAAGGTTATGAAAATCAATAGATTCAAAGCATCCATTTTGTTTATGTTCAGTATAGGCGTTTTTGCCAGTTGCAGTGACGACAATGGAGGACCAACACCAGTTGAACCAGATGGAAAAGACAAGTTTGTGCTAATTACCATGAGTGAGAACAACCTTCAGAAGCCTGGCTTTGCAACCGCATTTGATGCATTACCATCGGGTAATGTGGTCAACAACGGAAGCAATAGCTTTCAAGGGATGGGTTTTGGTGGTTGGCGGCCACATGGCAATCAACTCCTGAAAATGTTCAATAGTAAGACCAATGAGCTTGGTATTGATCAGTTATTGGTTGATGGGAACGGAAAAATCAGTGCTGGCAAATTCATTGCAGCAGATAATAACAGTAATGGTTCTGGAAATTTCGTTATCCATGATGAGAATAAGGGTTACTATTGGGATGGAGCATCGCCCCTGAAAATCCAGACCTTTAATCCGACCAACATGACAAGGACTGGAGAATTGGATTTTGCATCCGTAGTCAATGAAAGAGGTCAAAACGTTCCTGAAATATTGTTTAGATCTATTGGACAGAAATTTTTGGCCATTAAAGCTGGCAAACTTTATGCAAACATCAGTTATGCAAAGACGAACGGTCCACAAAAAGGCTTTTTCGATGATTATTTTCCAGATGTATATATTGCGGTTATCGATATTGCGACCGGAAAGTATGAGAAAACCATAAAAATTGAGGATACGGGATCTATTGCCTACATCAATGATAATAATATGTATGACTTTGATTCCAATGGGGACCTCTATATCGTAACACAAGGGAGGAGCGCCGTTGGCGGAAAATCTAAGATTGTGCGTATCAAGGCTAATGAAACAGACATAGATAAAACCTGGAGCCTAAATATGGATGAAATCCAGCAAGGCGGAAAGTTCGTTTCCGTATTTGCGAAGGAAGGGAAGATCATTACGGTGATTCCCAATACGAAGTTGACTGGAGGACCTTCAGGCAACATCAATTTTGAAAACGTTTGGGAATTTTACCAGATTGATATTGCCAGTAAACAAAGGACGAAGATCAGTGGAATTCCAGCTGTTACAAATCCTGGAGCAGCATTCTGCGCGATTGATCTGGACGGAAAAACATTATTGAGGGTGAATACCAAAGACGGAAGTCAGAACGGATACTATGAATTGACGGGTACATCTGCGAAAGCCTTGTTCAATGTTACTGCTGGGGGTTCTGTATCTGGACTTTACAAGATTGTAGCAGGACAGTAAGGTTTTGAAAAACTGACAATAAAAGGCAGAAATAAATAACAAAAAAGGGGTATGCAGGATGATTTGAAAAAAATAAAAATTAAATATGCATATCCCTTTTGCTTTTAATAAGATAAAACTTATTTTTGCATTCCAAAATACAGGCATTCAAACAATCTGTATTTAAATTGATTAATAAATTTTAGTCCCTATAATATGCCCAATATTGGTAAAATAGCGCAGATTATCGGCCCAGTAGTTGACGTCAACTTTGCCGACAATGAAAATCTTCCTAAGATTTATGATGCATTGTACATTGAGAAAGACAATGGACAGCGCATTATATTAGAGGTTCAACAGCACTTAGGTGAGGAACGTGTTCGTACGATTGCAATGGATGCTACCGAAGGTTTAATTCGTGGCATGAAGGTCGTTGATACTGGCGCTCCTATCAAAATGCCGATTGGCGAAGAGATCAAAGGTCGTGTATTCAACGTTGTTGGAGATCCAATTGACGGTATTCAAGCATTAAACAAGGATAACGGTCGTCCTATTCACAACGTACCTCCTAAGTTTGAAGATCTATCGACTGAAACTGAAGTATTGTTTACAGGAATTAAAGTAATCGATTTGTTAGAGCCATATGCAAAGGGTGGTAAGATCGGTTTGTTCGGTGGTGCTGGTGTTGGTAAAACAGTATTGATTCAGGAATTAATCAACAATATCGCAAAAGGACACGGTGGTCTTTCGGTATTTGCTGGTGTAGGCGAGCGTACTCGTGAAGGAAATGACTTACTTCGTGAGATGTTGGAGTCAGGCATTATCAAATACGGTGACAAATTCATGGAAGAAATGGAAAAAGGTCAATGGCCTTTGGACACTGTGGATTTGGAATTAATGAAAGAATCTAAATGTACTTTCGTATTCGGACAGATGAATGAGCCTCCAGGTGCTCGTGCTCGTGTTGCGTTATCAGGTTTGACAATTGCGGAATACTTCCGTGATGGAGATGGCGAAGGACAAGGTCGTGATATCTTATTCTTTATTGATAACATCTTCCGTTTTACCCAAGCAGGTTCTGAGGTATCGGCATTATTAGGTCGTATGCCATCAGCAGTAGGTTACCAACCTACCCTAGCAACAGAGATGGGTTTAATGCAAGAGCGTATTACATCCACTAAGAACGGATCGATCACATCAGTACAAGCGGTATACGTACCTGCGGATGACTTGACTGACCCTGCTCCGGCAACAACATTTGCCCACTTAGATGCGACTACAGTATTATCCCGTAAAATTTCTGAGTTAGGTATTTACCCAGCGGTGGATCCATTGGATTCTACTTCACGTATCCTTTCTCCAGCAGTTTTAGGTGATGAGCATTACAATACTGCACAACGCGTAAAAGAAATCCTTCAACGTTATAAAGAACTTCAGGATATCATCGCCATCTTAGGTATGGACGAATTATCTGAAGAAGATAAGTTAACGGTACACCGCGCACGTCGTGTACAACGTTTCTTGTCACAACCATTCCACGTAGCAGAGCAATTTACAGGTCTGAAAGGTTGTTTAGTAGACATCAAGGACACTATCAAAGGATTCAACATGATCATCGATGGTGAAGTAGATGAATACCCAGAAGCATCTTTCAACTTGGTAGGTTCAATCGAAGACGCTATCGAGAAAGGTAAAAAACTATTAGCAGAAGCAGTTTAATGTAAGATATGAGATATTAGACATGAGATATGAGACTTTTGAAAGTATATAAAGTCTCATATTTTAAGTTTAGGTCTCAAATCTCAAATCTCACATCTCAAGTCAAAAATGAAATTAACAATCATAACTCCAGACAAATTAGCTTACGAAGGTGATGTAACAGCGGTTACAGTTCCGGGATCGGCGGGTTCTTTTCAGATTCTGAAGGATCACGCGGCTATTGTGTCTACGCTAGAAGATGGTAAAGTCATTATTAAGAATAATAATGATGAACAAGTCATTATTATTAAAGGTGGTGTAGTAGAAGTAAAGGACAACAATATCATCGTTTTAGCAGAAGGAATTGCGGAAGAATAGATAAACAAAATATTACGATAAAGTAGCCCTTAAAACTTCAAGTTCTAAGGGCTATTTTTTTGCAAGTTTTTTCGGTCCGAGGCCGGTTTTAGGAAGAATTTCGACCAGTTTCCTAAAAATTTGAAAAAATCAAAATTATACCAATTTTAATTTTAGTCTACAGACAACAAAATTTAAAACAGAAAATTAATAGGTATAACAAAATATAATTTTTAATATTAGCAAACATCGAAATAAAAAACTTTATCAAAAAAAAATTCTAGGCTATTGTAAAGAATTTTAATTCGAGCTAACTTAACAAAACAGAACGAAGGGAATCCTAAACGATATTTTTTCAAACAAGTATTACATCAAATTCGGCAGGTTATTATGCAGTATTACAATCAAGATACACTGATCTATTTAAATGGGGAGTTTGTGAAGGCGAGCAATGCTGGAGTTGATATGTTTGGACAGTCATTACATTATGGCTATGGAGCCTTCGAAGGTCTGCGTGCATACAGCACTCACAATGGAACGAGGATCTTTAAGGCAGAAGAACATTTCGACCGTTTACAACAATCATGTAAAGCCATCGGCTTACCTTATCAGTGGGACAATAGAGAGTTGATCGCAAAGTCGTATGAGCTTTTGGAAGCGAACAATCTTCGGGCAGCCTATATTCGCCCTTTGATCTATTCGGGCTCCAATATGCACTTAACGGCATCTGATACGGCAAACATCATGATCGCGGCTTGGGAATGGGGTCCTTATTTAGGACAGAACCTATTAAAGGTAAATATTTCCAGGATTGAACGACCGAACCCGAAGTCCTTCCCCATCAATGCCAAGGTTTCGGGACAATATATCAATTCGATATTAGCGACCAGTGATGCTATCCAAAAGGGTTTCGACGAGGCTTTATTGTTGGACCAAGATGGTTTTGTGGCTCAGGCATCAAGCGAAAACCTGTTCATTGAAAAAGATTTCAAGATCTATACCCCTCCTTTGGGAAACATCTTCCCAGGAATTACCAGGGATACCGTGATCGATATCTGTAAGCGTTTGAATTTTGATATCATCGAGAAGAGAATTACCATAAAAGACATTTACGAAGCTGACAGTGCCTTTTTAAGTGGTACAGCAGCGGGAATAATAGGCATAAAACAAATAGACGATGTAATCTTCCAAGAAGAATGGGAAGACAGCATCGGCGCATCTATCCAAAGAAAATATAAAAATTTAGTATTAGAGCAGAATAATTATGAAGTCATCATCTGATAACCAAAAGGGAATCAACAAGTACAGCCGCATCTTTACACAAGATGAAACTCAACCAGCTGCGAAAGCCATGTTATATGGTATCGGTCTGACCGATGCAGATATGGAGAAGGCACAGGTTGGAATCGCGAGCATGGGCTACGACGGTAACACCTGTAACATGCACCTTAATGACCTAGCTCAGGTCGTCAAAAAAGGTATTTGGAACAGCGATCTGGTCGGCTTGACGTTTGGAACGATTGGGGTCAGTGATGGGATGAGTAACGGAACGGATGGAATGCGCTACTCTTTAGTGTCTCGTGATGTCATTGCAGACAGTATAGAA contains:
- a CDS encoding YncE family protein translates to MNTINFNHKCSIISKALFLSTGLFFCGTLAFGQQVVKSSHAGTGVYEAVINTNDGHIYVTSAGSRANPGGAIYKINPKDLAIVDSISLKENPPFGIGINNKTQIAYTTNTRTNSVSAVDLKSGKLLATIKNGAEESHTREVLVDEENNLIYVSDVGDPSNIWVIDGKTNTYSHSLNNLGKTATGMTFLKGTDKIYVSVIGDNSIYVVDVKSKKVEKQFPSAGEAPVNITSDGERLFVTNQKSGTVTVLGPDGNLIKSIPTGDGAIGIAFDKVKNRIYSANRQTGTTSIIDAKTLEVVADLPTGSRPNHVKIDPKSGEAFVINKTKGGRPVEGQPVEVDKNGDTITKIN
- the atpD gene encoding F0F1 ATP synthase subunit beta, with translation MPNIGKIAQIIGPVVDVNFADNENLPKIYDALYIEKDNGQRIILEVQQHLGEERVRTIAMDATEGLIRGMKVVDTGAPIKMPIGEEIKGRVFNVVGDPIDGIQALNKDNGRPIHNVPPKFEDLSTETEVLFTGIKVIDLLEPYAKGGKIGLFGGAGVGKTVLIQELINNIAKGHGGLSVFAGVGERTREGNDLLREMLESGIIKYGDKFMEEMEKGQWPLDTVDLELMKESKCTFVFGQMNEPPGARARVALSGLTIAEYFRDGDGEGQGRDILFFIDNIFRFTQAGSEVSALLGRMPSAVGYQPTLATEMGLMQERITSTKNGSITSVQAVYVPADDLTDPAPATTFAHLDATTVLSRKISELGIYPAVDPLDSTSRILSPAVLGDEHYNTAQRVKEILQRYKELQDIIAILGMDELSEEDKLTVHRARRVQRFLSQPFHVAEQFTGLKGCLVDIKDTIKGFNMIIDGEVDEYPEASFNLVGSIEDAIEKGKKLLAEAV
- the atpC gene encoding ATP synthase F1 subunit epsilon is translated as MKLTIITPDKLAYEGDVTAVTVPGSAGSFQILKDHAAIVSTLEDGKVIIKNNNDEQVIIIKGGVVEVKDNNIIVLAEGIAEE
- a CDS encoding branched-chain amino acid transaminase, which translates into the protein MQYYNQDTLIYLNGEFVKASNAGVDMFGQSLHYGYGAFEGLRAYSTHNGTRIFKAEEHFDRLQQSCKAIGLPYQWDNRELIAKSYELLEANNLRAAYIRPLIYSGSNMHLTASDTANIMIAAWEWGPYLGQNLLKVNISRIERPNPKSFPINAKVSGQYINSILATSDAIQKGFDEALLLDQDGFVAQASSENLFIEKDFKIYTPPLGNIFPGITRDTVIDICKRLNFDIIEKRITIKDIYEADSAFLSGTAAGIIGIKQIDDVIFQEEWEDSIGASIQRKYKNLVLEQNNYEVII
- a CDS encoding TonB-dependent receptor plug domain-containing protein encodes the protein MSLIKDTILVLLTIFSHNLVFAQQGSSIQIDVVDDQTKEKIDGASIHFAEYAGSTDKTGSYYLESIKSGQYTIEVKAIGYIPYQGSFTKNSFEELHLVFSLQQEVAQIEGVTIIGNSENKKIKQAAIRNIFIDTRAVSSQALSLSDLMNRSTGIRVRQNGGLGSRPEVSVNGFQGKAIKYFKDGIPLDYLGDGYNLSSLPIEMLDHVEIYKGVLPVSLGSDALGGAVNLVTNKNQGKHAKVYYELGSFNTHRLGLMASNLSKNEKWSYGGEFFYNYSANDYDALVDVVNPETKNKEPQRLPLFHNAYRHYLGELFVGMRNRSWADELKFSLTGFNLYKEQQHPALMTDAYGALHSTQATLAPSIRYKANFLDNKLRIDQFNSYNILQTQRIDTLRGNYDWFGNFKPGANIGESRLPSQSKIDEKQWVNRTNLSYLVSPNSKVELNYVFSSANRSGKDPLGVKLEGSDIDVLSLASTYQKHVFGLSYEQSLLQDRLTNQLMGKYYVYKANGYQNTWFSVDIKEKDKRNTSGDYWGITEAIKYQFSENNFLRASAEYTYRLPEREELFGNNIFIVPNFELNPEQSLNFNLGLHTQLLKPLKVELNSFYRNTKGLILLVPIQAPNAQYQNQENVRGYGVDLDMKYQISEQYQLSGNATWQDLRLFGIQNAQDSWKNKARLRNTPYFFANLAASAKYHDLFQRENELQVYLNYNFMREFYLETIPKEVEPGGFLGLSGSADLSSNLIIPNQHLLNAGFTFQFQKNKMAIGAEARNLLNRDIYDYYRVQRPGRSFHLKLSYQI
- a CDS encoding ABC transporter permease, which gives rise to MKCCKELEKLSLLKNKYLLWIIAIGVVLVLIWISLFTGVKDIHYSDLSSDSEKMLFFLISRIPRTLALILVGAGLSISGFILQQLSQNRFVSPTTSGSLEAAKMGILTALILFPQSSLTIRMIFALLFTFFTSFLFIYFISKIKLRSTVFIPLVGLMFGSILSAISTFFAYEKGIVQSTQEWLLGDFSSVMQGQYEAIYIILPAVILVYLFAERFTIAGMGESFAKNLGLSYNTIVYIGLFTVSIVVSSSVLTVGAIPFLGLIIPNLVSMVFGDNLRKILPIIAYVGAVFLIVCDLISRLIVFPYEVPIGMTVGIIGGIVFLILILKKK
- a CDS encoding alpha/beta hydrolase; this translates as MPKKIIEITVNILNNCDQFVGDPLFLAGTFNNWDTDHLLVGTIPEKGQSVQYLLPEVPSGELELKITRGNWQTLEATQNGKLKSPQVFKVQRDSEINLEIESWRDLFPKSTASKQVHTLDEHFYFPDLNVYRKVMIYLPKDYFHTDKHYPTIYMHDGQHLFDEARSIGRSGPVEWMVDEFLDEIDPSTIVVAIDHAKNYELRQQEYLVHPVQGTKNPLGWLYLEDIVHTLKPFVDSNYRTLSDPWNTAMVGSSIAGLLTLYAGLKYPGVFGTTAVFSPSIWMDESNLYSYSESLLKKGTDRSDQEIYFYMGDRERRFRMMDSHNNMKIDLDCYFNWIKDIFPGKLTLNINPEGKHGAYYWQKAFEEFYLHWKSRINSIYINK